The Haloferax sp. Atlit-12N genome segment TTGAACGCGCCCGCAACGAGGAGCGGGAAGACGAGCGTCGCCTCGACTTCGATTTGCGTGTAGTTCGTGTCGTGGTCCTTGATTTTCCCCCACGACACGGCTTCGTTCGGGGGCGCGCCCGACAGCGAGCCGTCGCCCTCCATCCCCGTCGAGATGTAGACGACGTAGTCCGCGCCGCCGCGGAAGAGGTTCGTCATGATGGCGTGGTGCTTGGGGACGCCCCCGCCGACGGCGATGAGACCGGTCTCGTCTGCGAGGAGGCCGTTCTGGATGAGCGAGTCGTAGTCGTCGAGAATCTCGATGCCGACGTCCTTGTCGTAGCCCTGCCGGTAGTAGTAGAGGAAGTTACCAACCTCGGCGTCGGTGAGCGCCGGGCAGTAGACCGGTACGTCGTTGTCGGCCGCCTGCTTCAACACCGAGTGTTCGTCGTCGAGCGTCTCGCCCAGTTCGCGGGCGAAGGCCGTCGGCGTTCGAACCTTCTCCTCCGCGAAGAAGTCCTCGAAGAAGTCGTAGAGGTACTCTTCGAGCCAGACGTACCGGTCGGAGGGGACGTAGATGTTGCCGAGGCGGTTGATGCCGCGCTCGCGGAGTTCACCCTCGTCGGCGTCCCACGAGCCCATCTTGAACGGCTTGGCGGTCTTGATAACGTCCTCGGTCAGCGAACCGGACGTCGTGATGAGCACGTCGACGAAGCCCTCGCGGACGAGGTAGGCGACGGCCTCGCGCAGGCCCGACGAGATGATGTTCGAGGTGAACGTCAGATAGACGGTCGCGTCCGCGTCCTGCATCTCCTCGGCGATGTCGATGGCTTCGGCGAGCTGTGTCGCCTGAAAGCCGGTCGTCGCGTACGCGTCGAGGAACTCGTCGAAGTCGAACGCGCCGTCGAAGTCGTACCCCCGAACGTCGGCCGAATCGATGGCCTCGTCGCTTCCGGGGACGACGTGGTCGTGAGTGTCGTCTTCGGTCATCGGATACGGCTCGCACCGGCGCGCTTGAATCAGTTCCGTTCGGTTCCGAAAACAGCCGGACAGCGTGGGGCTCGGCACCGACTCACTCGGTGACGGTCACCGGCTCGGAGACGAGTCGACTCCGCCGTCTGACTCCGGGCGGGTGTACCACCACGCCCACGCGACGAGCACGCCCTGAAGCGGCAGTCGAAGCCACAGCGCGGCGTCCGAGGGCTCTCGAAGCGCCGCCGGGACGCCTTCGAGGACGATATCGCTCGTCGCCATGTAGACGTTTGCGGGAAAGACCGCGACCAGTAGCGCGATGAGTCCCCACGCGGCGATGCGTTGGGTGCGGCGGAAGACGACGCCGACGCCGAGAGCGATTTCGGCGACGCCCGAGACGTAGACGAGCGCGAGCGCCGCCGGGAAGACCGGTGGGACGACCTGTGCGTACGCGTCGGGTACGACGAAGTGCATCACACCGGCGAGGACGTAGAGCGCGCCCATCACGTATCGGAGCGGCGTCTTGAATCGGGTGAGTCGTTCGGCATCGAGAGCCATCTCGAATCGACGTTGGACCGGCGGCCAAAGACGCTGTCGGCGACAGCGAAGCGACAGTCGTACGCGTATTCGAAAATCACTATTTAGACAGTAAAACAGTATAAATTCTGATTAGTCTGACATTAGAGTTCACGAGAGTCGGTCGGGAGCCAGACCCGACACAGACGGCCGGCGGGTCGTGAGTATCGACCGCGAGACGCCCCCTGTTGAACCGTCCATACTAACGACAGAGTGGTTCGTCACGAACGGACGAATTGCTGCTGGTAGTTCTGCAAACGACAGTCTCGGGTCCGGTAGACCGAGACAAATCGCGTCGTGAGTTAGCGGATTCCCCGGGCACGAATGGGTCCCGCAGTGCGCCCGAATTACGCTCTTCCGAGTCTCTCTTCACGACCACCAGTCACGGGGAGTTAAAACGACGTATTTGAGCCTAACAGTCCCTGATTAGGGAATATCAAGACGTGAAACTCAGTCCGACGGGACATCACGTTTATCGGCGTTCGACACCGAATTCTACGACGCTATTTCATGTAATAATACGAATCTATAACAGTTTTCCTTTCTGAGTAATCGGTATCGAATTCGGTGGACACCGGCCCAGTCGAACGAGTCGTTCGAGCTACTGATAGTACGGGTCGATATATATCGCTACTAGCAATTGACTTGTAGGTGTTGTAGAGAACCTGGGTTATGTCCGCAGATGGACGACAGACAGAGCCGTTCGTAGAGACGTTGATAGAGGGCTGTGAGAACATCCCGGCAGACCCGGAACCGGGCGACTACGTCGTGGTGGACGTGACTCACTTCTCGGCGACCGTCGCGGAACTGCTCGCGCTCGGCGCGGAGTACGTCCACGTGACCGACGAGCGCGGCGACGAACCGGCGTATCAGGAGGACCACCCCGAGTGTCTCATCGGCGGCGGCAAGACCGACGACTACGAGCCGAACCCCGGCTACGACTTCTTCAACTCGCCGAGCTACGTCCAGCGACTGGACCTCGAGGGGCGACCGACCGCGATGACCTCCACGAACGGCGGGCGCGCCGTCTCGACGC includes the following:
- a CDS encoding deoxyhypusine synthase, which gives rise to MTEDDTHDHVVPGSDEAIDSADVRGYDFDGAFDFDEFLDAYATTGFQATQLAEAIDIAEEMQDADATVYLTFTSNIISSGLREAVAYLVREGFVDVLITTSGSLTEDVIKTAKPFKMGSWDADEGELRERGINRLGNIYVPSDRYVWLEEYLYDFFEDFFAEEKVRTPTAFARELGETLDDEHSVLKQAADNDVPVYCPALTDAEVGNFLYYYRQGYDKDVGIEILDDYDSLIQNGLLADETGLIAVGGGVPKHHAIMTNLFRGGADYVVYISTGMEGDGSLSGAPPNEAVSWGKIKDHDTNYTQIEVEATLVFPLLVAGAFKN
- a CDS encoding DoxX family membrane protein, whose product is MALDAERLTRFKTPLRYVMGALYVLAGVMHFVVPDAYAQVVPPVFPAALALVYVSGVAEIALGVGVVFRRTQRIAAWGLIALLVAVFPANVYMATSDIVLEGVPAALREPSDAALWLRLPLQGVLVAWAWWYTRPESDGGVDSSPSR